In a genomic window of Gossypium arboreum isolate Shixiya-1 chromosome 9, ASM2569848v2, whole genome shotgun sequence:
- the LOC108454260 gene encoding uncharacterized protein LOC108454260, translating into MAAGTMATAAGAAVILYYVWLKKSAAKDGVDGGEEGEDLLKSSRSLKKRIARRPAQAPATWLEAIATISETLRFTYSETLGKWPIGDLAFGINYLMRRQGNLQVASVYAGNNCVELKGQEIKEELNKLLRLLTLCMFFSKKPFPVFLDFAGYSEEDVLLHKPKAGLMKPAFTIICDKDSKCFLLLIRGTHSIKDTLTAATGAVVPFHHSVLHDGGISNLVLGYAHCGMVAAARWIAKLAAPCLLKALSEYPDYQVKIVGHSLGGGTAALLTYILREQKEFASSTCFTFAPAACMTWDLAESGKHFITTIINGSDLVPTFSAASVDDLRTEVTASSWLNDLRDQVERTRVLNVVYRSATALGSRLPSVASAKARVAGAGALLRPVTSSTKVVMKGAQNVAQAVVRSHSSLSSWSCMGPRRRNVGPALNAKGDDMTEASVVSERSSEAFVTEVVTIDPVQTSVECNSGGGSGCDDTDEDEPLITMDRVITTSTVDEITGGELWYELEKELKRRASEVDLQARAEEAAVAKEITEEETVIADTSSESKKRVSSSDALENHQFYPPGRIMHIVSIPSLDPSGKLDDDDGDGDGDGSNDERVGIYETPRELYSKIRLSRTMINDHYMPMYKKMMELLISGVQKDEACNY; encoded by the exons ATGGCAGCGGGGACAATGGCCACGGCGGCAGGGGCGGCGGTGATCCTTTATTACGTCTGGTTAAAGAAATCGGCGGCTAAAGACGGCGTCGATGGCGGAGAAGAAGGCGAAGATTTATTAAAATCGAGCAGATCGTTGAAGAAGAGAATAGCAAGAAGACCGGCTCAAGCGCCCGCAACATGGCTCGAAGCCATCGCCACGATATCGGAGACTCTAAGATTCACTTACTCGGAAACTCTGGGCAAATGGCCGATCGGCGATTTGGCTTTTGGCATTAATTATCTTATGCGGAGACAG ggaAATTTGCAAGTGGCTAGTGTATATGCGGGAAACAATTGTGTGGAATTAAAGGGGCAAGAGATTAAAGAAGAGTTAAACAAGCTTTTAAGATTGTTAACTCTCTGTATGTTTTTCTCAAAGAAGCCATTTCCAGTGTTTTTAGACTTTGCCGGTTATTCAGAGGAAGACGTTCTTCTTCATAAACCCAAAGCTGGG CTTATGAAGCCAGCTTTCACAATTATATGTGATAAGGACTCAAAGTGCTTCCTCCTATTGATTCGTGGCACTCATAGCATTAAAGATACACTAACAGCAGCGACTGGTGCGGTGGTGCCTTTCCACCATTCAGTTTTACATGATGGTGGAATTAGCAACCTTGTTTTAGGATATGCACACTGTGGAATGGTTGCTGCAGCTCGTTGGATTGCAAAGCTTGCTGCTCCTTGCTTGCTCAAGGCTCTCAGTGAATATCCTGACTATCAAGTTAAG ATAGTTGGTCATTCACTTGGAGGTGGAACAGCGGCATTATtaacatatattcttcgggaacAGAAAGAGTTTGCCTCTAGCACTTGTTTTACATTTGCCCCAG CTGCTTGTATGACATGGGATTTAGCGGAGTCTGGCAAGCACTTCATTACAACTATCATCAATGGGTCCGATTTAGTGCCTACATTCTCAGCTGCTTCAGTTGATGACCTTCGCACTGAG GTTACAGCATCTTCATGGTTAAACGATTTGAGGGATCAGGTTGAACGCACTCGGGTCCTTAATGTTGTTTACCGTTCTGCTACTGCTCTGGGTTCACGTCTTCCCTCTGTAGCTAGTGCAAAAGCCAGGGTTGCTGGTGCTGGTGCACTTCTTCGACCGGTTACAAGCAGCACTAAG GTTGTCATGAAGGGTGCACAGAATGTCGCTCAAGCTGTTGTCAGAAGCCATTCATCTCTATCTTCATGGTCATGCATGGGTCCCCGTCGTCGTAATGTTGGTCCGGCATTGAATGCTAAAGGGGATGATATGACTGAAGCTTCAGTAGTATCAGAAAGAAGTTCTGAAGCTTTTGTGACTGAGGTGGTTACAATAGATCCAGTACAAACAAGTGTGGAATGTAATTCCGGTGGTGGTTCTGGCTGTGATGACACAGATGAAGACGAACCCCTGATTACAATGGATAGAGTTATTACCACATCAACCGTGGATGAAATCACAGGTGGTGAGTTGTGGTACGAACTAGAGAAGGAGCTTAAGAGGCGGGCAAGCGAGGTTGATCTTCAGGCCCGAGCAGAAGAAGCAGCTGTGGCGAAAGAAATAACGGAGGAAGAGACAGTTATAGCTGATACATCATCAGAAAGTAAGAAAAGGGTATCTTCCTCGGATGCCTTGGAGAACCACCAGTTCTATCCCCCAGGCAGAATTATGCATATTGTTTCGATACCTTCATTGGATCCTAGTGGGAAGCTAGATGATGATGATGGGGATGGGGATGGGGATGGGTCGAATGATGAACGTGTTGGTATATACGAAACACCCAGAGAACTGTACAGTAAAATCAGGCTATCGAGAACCATGATCAATGATCATTATATGCCTATGTATAAGAAAATGATGGAATTGTTAATTAGTGGAGTCCAAAAAGATGAAGCCTGTAACTATTGA